A genomic segment from Luteolibacter ambystomatis encodes:
- the glpX gene encoding class II fructose-bisphosphatase, producing the protein MIDPERIFESDFLRATEAAALFAHRWMGRGDKEAADEAACDAIRGMFDLMDMRGEVVIGEGIKDDAPGLFKGEKVGTWLEGSPQFHIALDPVDGTTNVSKGMPNSVACIAAAIPRNGEENALEDIPAFYMEKLAYPEKVRRAFIADPSLPISVEAPTEEVIKITAKILEKDIRDIVVMVLDRPRNQPYIDAVRRVGAKLRMLADGDIAAAIAPGFPDSGIDLYVGIGGSPEGVLSAAGLRCLGGGLQAKVWPRDPMERRLLIAEGHESILDRVYLSKDLAKGDSIIFSATGISDTPLLRGVEVRGNVARTHSVLMRVKSRTMRSIKAHHDLGTKTFHLRSKQAEVLLLD; encoded by the coding sequence ATGATTGATCCGGAACGCATCTTCGAATCCGATTTCCTCCGCGCCACCGAAGCCGCCGCTCTTTTCGCCCACCGTTGGATGGGCCGGGGCGACAAGGAGGCCGCCGATGAGGCCGCATGCGATGCCATCCGCGGCATGTTCGACCTGATGGACATGCGCGGCGAGGTGGTGATCGGCGAGGGCATCAAGGATGATGCGCCGGGCCTGTTCAAGGGCGAGAAAGTCGGCACCTGGCTCGAAGGTTCGCCGCAGTTTCACATCGCGCTCGATCCGGTGGACGGCACCACCAATGTCTCCAAGGGCATGCCAAATTCGGTGGCCTGCATCGCCGCCGCCATTCCGCGCAATGGCGAGGAGAACGCGCTGGAGGACATCCCGGCCTTCTACATGGAGAAGCTGGCTTATCCGGAAAAGGTGCGCCGCGCCTTCATCGCCGATCCTTCGCTGCCGATCAGCGTGGAAGCGCCGACCGAAGAAGTCATCAAGATCACCGCGAAGATCCTGGAGAAAGACATCCGAGACATCGTCGTGATGGTGCTCGATCGCCCGCGCAACCAACCTTACATCGATGCGGTGCGCCGCGTGGGCGCGAAGCTGCGCATGCTGGCGGATGGCGACATCGCAGCGGCCATCGCACCCGGTTTCCCGGACAGCGGCATCGACCTTTACGTCGGCATCGGCGGCTCCCCGGAAGGAGTCCTCTCGGCAGCGGGCCTGCGCTGCCTCGGCGGCGGACTCCAGGCCAAGGTCTGGCCGCGCGATCCGATGGAACGCCGTCTCCTCATCGCGGAAGGCCATGAGAGTATCCTCGACCGCGTCTATCTCTCCAAGGATCTCGCCAAAGGAGACAGTATCATCTTCAGTGCCACCGGCATCTCGGACACCCCGCTGCTGCGCGGTGTGGAAGTCCGCGGCAATGTCGCCCGCACCCACTCCGTGCTGATGCGGGTGAAAAGCCGCACCATGCGCTCGATCAAGGCCCATCATGATCTCGGCACGAAGACATTCCATCTGCGTTCGAAGCAGGCGGAAGTGCTGCTTTTGGATTGA
- a CDS encoding chorismate-binding protein, translating into MNDFGSLAWLARPDGSVVLGYGPFTSAAIPPVDGVAFYLQRYGLDQPEPWRIPAAFEYLDARELERRFSNRPLPECEWDEIDAGPFAGVFQEVMDEIRRGTFEKTVPVVVEEGTLVSGSPLDLAAAMTRQGSPRLSYAWVEDNQGFSGATPEVLFSLVDRKLVTMALAGTAKREERVVFAVDEKEIREHEYVAQSLVSKLGDIGTVHRGDRTILDLGSLVHFLSPIEVGLDESQKPSELIRRLHPTPALGPHPRTPGTLAQLIAWRRRLGCPYEFGAPFGVWDHGRFDAIVAIRGVWWEGRHVKLPAGCGVIEVSRLVNEWRELRLKREAVKQVLAS; encoded by the coding sequence ATGAACGATTTTGGATCTCTCGCCTGGCTCGCCCGTCCGGATGGTTCGGTGGTGCTGGGCTACGGTCCATTCACTTCCGCAGCCATTCCACCCGTGGATGGTGTGGCGTTCTACCTGCAACGTTATGGCTTGGACCAACCGGAGCCGTGGCGGATTCCAGCGGCGTTCGAATATCTGGATGCCCGGGAATTGGAACGGCGGTTTTCCAATCGTCCGCTTCCGGAATGCGAATGGGATGAGATCGATGCCGGACCTTTTGCTGGGGTGTTCCAAGAGGTGATGGACGAGATCCGCCGTGGCACTTTTGAAAAAACCGTGCCGGTGGTGGTGGAGGAGGGGACGCTGGTTTCCGGTTCACCTCTCGATCTCGCCGCCGCGATGACCCGTCAGGGTTCACCGCGCTTGTCCTACGCCTGGGTGGAGGACAACCAGGGATTTTCCGGGGCGACGCCGGAGGTGCTGTTTTCACTGGTGGATCGGAAACTGGTCACCATGGCGTTGGCCGGTACGGCGAAGCGCGAGGAACGCGTGGTCTTCGCCGTGGATGAAAAGGAGATCCGCGAGCACGAATACGTCGCCCAGTCGCTGGTTTCGAAACTGGGCGATATTGGCACGGTTCATCGTGGAGACCGGACGATCCTCGATCTCGGATCGCTGGTGCATTTCCTTTCCCCGATTGAGGTCGGGTTGGATGAATCGCAAAAGCCTTCGGAATTGATCCGTCGTCTTCATCCCACGCCCGCGCTCGGACCGCATCCACGAACACCGGGAACGCTGGCCCAGCTCATCGCCTGGCGTCGCCGTCTGGGATGTCCGTATGAGTTCGGCGCTCCGTTCGGTGTTTGGGATCACGGGCGCTTCGATGCCATCGTCGCGATCCGCGGCGTGTGGTGGGAAGGCCGCCATGTGAAACTTCCCGCAGGTTGCGGCGTGATCGAAGTCAGCCGCCTGGTGAACGAATGGCGGGAGCTCCGCCTCAAGCGTGAGGCGGTGAAGCAGGTGCTGGCGTCCTGA
- a CDS encoding lysophospholipid acyltransferase family protein: MRELPQDRPYRFRPPVDRPWLNPLLRWVNRRVFLKWVYNVEAIECHGIEALRSAMDAGDAVVLAPNHADHADVHVLSEVTARIGIRPRFMGAREIFEAGALNSFALQSGGVFSVDRDGADIAAIKMALSILEEGKYPLVIYPEGEIYHHHEWLDPLHDGLASILLKVARKLPAPRRARIFPIAFRFEYDGAVRETFPERIAALEKTINWSPKEDLPMVERLYCLGPALLAAKEMEFFGETEAGTLAERLERLRERLLEDVESRHGKDARAETVPERVRGLRSRIRRALLDPEKKPSPSERARMLDDIRRIHVAYQVYSYPGVYLAEDPDDHRIAETLMKLEEDLLGKATYPVARRARIVFGEPIDVTALLESGALPQKGGALELTALLEDKLGTMVRGGEPQGLSAAERPVIVSAEA; this comes from the coding sequence ATGAGAGAGCTGCCACAGGACCGACCCTATCGTTTCCGGCCACCGGTGGACCGGCCATGGCTGAATCCGCTGCTGCGCTGGGTGAACCGCCGTGTGTTCTTGAAATGGGTCTATAACGTGGAGGCCATCGAGTGCCACGGGATCGAGGCCTTGCGCTCGGCGATGGATGCGGGAGATGCCGTGGTGCTGGCTCCGAACCACGCCGATCACGCGGATGTGCATGTGCTCAGCGAGGTGACGGCGCGGATTGGCATCCGGCCGCGGTTCATGGGCGCGCGGGAGATTTTCGAGGCGGGTGCGCTCAACTCCTTTGCGCTCCAGAGCGGAGGGGTGTTCTCGGTCGACCGGGATGGTGCGGACATCGCTGCGATCAAGATGGCGCTTTCGATCCTGGAGGAGGGAAAATACCCCTTGGTGATCTATCCGGAAGGAGAGATCTACCATCACCACGAGTGGCTCGATCCACTGCATGATGGTCTGGCGTCCATTCTGCTGAAGGTGGCGCGGAAACTTCCGGCTCCACGGCGCGCGCGGATTTTTCCCATCGCTTTCCGCTTCGAGTATGACGGCGCGGTGCGTGAAACTTTTCCGGAGCGGATCGCGGCGCTGGAGAAGACCATCAACTGGTCTCCGAAGGAGGACCTGCCGATGGTGGAGCGTCTGTATTGCCTCGGTCCGGCTTTGCTGGCCGCGAAGGAAATGGAGTTTTTCGGCGAAACGGAAGCTGGCACTTTGGCCGAGCGTCTCGAACGTCTGCGCGAGCGCTTGCTGGAGGACGTTGAAAGCCGTCATGGCAAGGACGCACGTGCGGAGACCGTTCCGGAACGCGTCCGTGGTCTGCGCTCCCGCATCCGCCGGGCTTTGCTCGATCCGGAAAAGAAGCCGTCTCCCTCGGAACGGGCGCGGATGCTGGATGACATCAGGCGCATCCACGTCGCCTACCAGGTTTATAGTTATCCCGGCGTCTATCTGGCGGAAGATCCGGACGATCACCGCATCGCGGAGACGCTGATGAAGCTGGAGGAGGATCTGCTTGGAAAGGCCACCTATCCCGTGGCGCGCAGGGCGAGGATCGTCTTTGGCGAGCCGATCGATGTCACGGCGCTGCTGGAATCCGGTGCCCTTCCCCAGAAAGGTGGCGCGCTGGAACTCACCGCCCTGCTGGAGGACAAGTTGGGGACGATGGTGCGCGGTGGCGAGCCACAGGGCTTGTCGGCGGCAGAACGGCCGGTCATCGTCTCTGCGGAAGCATGA
- a CDS encoding proprotein convertase P-domain-containing protein — protein MKTSTLSALGILSLAGLAHGETSKTLTPVKIDPLVIGTEPYRFNGAVLGDEVRGSGFVAWNQRAFFTAAHVVSTVGETSLTWDPPPVWCPTANGETEDLDEETMVLSRGYYRFKSYQSLTETQGSQTNGAFSRDAVLAFAFEDLIPGTPAVLNTNGYRDIRNNVTTMITGYPGENAYTEEDIEGFYMYQTGPGITPYQPFFGKAFRASLISTGPGNSGGPLWVQKGSSWVASGILVGGRPSESIVYAFSPDVNALTRSVAPIVKTTPAAPVSVAGVAATSYFFPMTKPKKLPDGVQRYTDFRFNVSRFEEGTKVSKVHLSLDITTDHQGDLFIILQGPGGSGVIVHNEEGGGIHNLVLDDKDFSEAFKDVYPNGPWMVRVQDRLKGDISTVNKIVLEIGAGKAETTTGGGTGGTGL, from the coding sequence GTGAAAACCTCCACCCTTTCCGCCTTGGGAATCCTTTCGCTCGCCGGATTGGCGCATGGCGAGACGTCTAAAACCCTCACTCCGGTGAAGATCGATCCGCTTGTGATCGGTACGGAACCGTACCGTTTCAACGGTGCGGTTCTCGGAGATGAAGTCCGCGGCAGCGGCTTTGTGGCTTGGAACCAACGGGCCTTTTTCACGGCGGCTCACGTCGTTTCCACGGTCGGCGAGACATCCCTGACCTGGGATCCGCCGCCTGTCTGGTGCCCTACGGCGAATGGTGAGACCGAGGATCTGGACGAGGAAACCATGGTCCTCAGCCGCGGCTACTATCGCTTCAAGTCCTACCAAAGCCTCACCGAGACGCAGGGAAGCCAAACCAACGGTGCCTTCAGCCGCGATGCGGTGCTCGCGTTCGCATTCGAGGATTTGATTCCGGGAACCCCGGCGGTTTTGAACACGAACGGCTACCGCGATATCCGGAACAACGTGACGACCATGATCACGGGATACCCGGGGGAGAACGCCTACACCGAGGAGGACATCGAGGGCTTCTACATGTATCAGACCGGACCCGGGATCACCCCGTATCAACCGTTCTTTGGAAAGGCCTTCCGCGCCAGCCTGATCTCCACCGGTCCTGGCAACAGCGGCGGCCCCCTTTGGGTTCAGAAGGGAAGCTCCTGGGTGGCATCCGGGATTTTGGTCGGGGGCCGTCCATCGGAGAGCATCGTCTATGCATTCTCTCCGGACGTGAATGCCCTGACCCGCTCCGTTGCACCCATCGTGAAAACGACTCCGGCTGCTCCGGTTTCGGTCGCAGGGGTGGCGGCGACCTCGTACTTCTTCCCGATGACGAAGCCGAAGAAGCTCCCGGATGGCGTGCAGCGCTATACCGATTTCCGCTTCAATGTCTCGCGCTTCGAGGAGGGGACCAAGGTTTCGAAGGTGCATCTCTCGCTCGATATCACCACCGATCATCAAGGCGATCTGTTCATCATCCTCCAGGGCCCGGGTGGCAGCGGTGTGATCGTCCACAACGAGGAAGGCGGCGGCATCCACAATCTCGTGCTGGATGACAAGGACTTCAGCGAGGCCTTCAAGGATGTCTATCCGAACGGCCCGTGGATGGTCCGCGTGCAGGATCGTCTGAAGGGAGACATCTCCACCGTGAACAAGATCGTCCTGGAGATCGGGGCCGGGAAGGCGGAGACCACCACCGGTGGTGGAACGGGCGGAACCGGGCTGTGA
- a CDS encoding oligopeptide/dipeptide ABC transporter ATP-binding protein: MQPILSVRDLKVHFPVHGGLFLKQTGAVRAVDGVSFDIAPGETLGLVGESGCGKSTLGKAIVRLENSTQGSIAFEGRDITRASTGAMRPLRRDLQMVFQDPVESLNSRHSVFEILEEPLIIHGAGNAAWRRQRVAELLDRVRLPKTAAEKYPFEFSGGQRQRIGIARAIALEPKLIVCDEPVSALDVSVQSQVLNLLLELQQEMKLSYLFIAHDLAVVKHISDRVAVMYLGKIVELADAEKIYRDPRHAYTKALLSAIPEPDPLAVKKRILLEGDVPSPINPPAGSAFGHRIKHPRYEETIGKELPLVEIEPGHWVAADPCCLTDADWQAVSGRVMAAV, encoded by the coding sequence ATGCAGCCGATCCTTTCCGTCCGCGACCTGAAGGTCCATTTCCCCGTCCACGGTGGTCTGTTTCTGAAACAGACCGGGGCTGTGCGCGCGGTGGACGGGGTGTCCTTTGACATCGCTCCGGGGGAGACGCTCGGTCTGGTGGGGGAGTCCGGCTGCGGAAAGTCCACTCTCGGCAAGGCGATCGTCCGTTTGGAGAATTCGACCCAGGGCTCGATTGCGTTCGAGGGCCGGGACATCACCCGCGCCAGCACTGGGGCCATGCGGCCTCTCCGCCGCGATCTCCAGATGGTCTTTCAAGATCCGGTGGAGTCTTTGAATTCCCGCCACAGCGTGTTCGAGATTCTGGAAGAGCCGCTCATCATCCACGGGGCGGGGAATGCCGCGTGGCGTCGCCAGCGGGTCGCGGAGCTTCTGGATCGTGTGCGCCTGCCGAAGACGGCGGCCGAAAAATACCCGTTCGAGTTTTCCGGCGGTCAGCGCCAGCGCATCGGTATCGCCCGGGCCATTGCCCTGGAGCCCAAGTTGATCGTGTGCGATGAGCCGGTCAGCGCCCTCGATGTTTCGGTGCAGTCCCAGGTGCTGAATCTCCTGTTGGAACTCCAGCAGGAAATGAAGCTCTCTTATCTCTTCATCGCCCACGATCTGGCGGTGGTGAAACACATCTCCGACCGCGTGGCGGTGATGTACCTCGGCAAGATCGTGGAGCTGGCGGATGCGGAGAAGATCTACCGCGATCCCCGCCATGCCTATACCAAGGCACTCCTTTCCGCGATTCCGGAGCCCGATCCGCTGGCGGTCAAAAAGCGTATTCTCTTGGAAGGCGATGTTCCGTCCCCGATCAATCCGCCCGCAGGCAGCGCCTTCGGCCACCGCATCAAGCATCCCCGCTACGAGGAAACCATCGGCAAGGAACTCCCTCTCGTGGAAATCGAGCCCGGCCACTGGGTCGCCGCCGACCCTTGCTGCCTGACTGATGCCGATTGGCAGGCGGTTTCCGGACGGGTCATGGCTGCCGTGTGA
- the fusA gene encoding elongation factor G, with protein sequence MKDLSKYRNIGIFAHVDAGKTTTTERILKLTGKIHKIGEVHDGASTMDFMEQEAERGITIQSAATTCFWKDHQFNVIDTPGHVDFTIEVYRSLKVLDGGVGVFCGSGGVEPQSETNWRYANDSEVARVIYVNKLDRIGADFYRVVGQVKKILGAHPLVMVLPIGTESDFAGVVDLLSMKAHIWDESGQPENFKIEEIPADMVEKAKEYRAALIETAVEQDDELMEKYLEGEEPSIEQIKKCIRKGTIDLAFFPTYCGSSFKNKGLQLVLDAVVDYLPSPTDVKPLPEVDEEGNETGKFAIIDPTAPFRGLAFKIMDDKFGALTFTRIYSGTIKKGDVVLNSFTGKTERISRMVEMHADDRKEIDSAQAGDIVAIVGMKNVQTGHTLCDEKNPATLEPMVFPDPVISIAVAPKDKANAEKLATAIGKMIQEDPSFRVETDEETNEMILKGMGELHLDIKIDILKRTHKVEVTVGAPQVAYRETITKAVSDGYTHKKQSGGSGQFAKIDYTIEPGEPGSGFIFESKVVGGSIPKEFIPAVEKGFKTSIDKGPLAGYPCLDFKVTLTEGGFHAVDSSNIAFEIAAKAAYRQTMVKCGPQILEPMMKLDVFAPEEKVGDVIGDLNRRRGMIQGQEPTPGGVRIKAEAPLSAMFGYIGDLRTMTSGRGQFSMEFSHYAATPKNVSDDVIAKAKAREEAKKK encoded by the coding sequence ATGAAAGACCTCTCCAAATACCGCAACATCGGCATTTTCGCCCACGTGGACGCCGGCAAGACGACCACGACCGAGCGTATTCTCAAGCTCACCGGCAAGATCCACAAGATCGGTGAAGTGCACGATGGCGCTTCCACCATGGACTTCATGGAGCAGGAAGCCGAGCGCGGCATCACCATTCAATCGGCGGCCACCACCTGTTTCTGGAAGGACCACCAGTTCAACGTGATCGACACCCCGGGCCACGTCGACTTCACCATCGAAGTGTACCGCTCGCTGAAAGTGCTCGACGGCGGTGTGGGCGTGTTCTGCGGTTCCGGCGGCGTTGAGCCGCAGTCGGAAACCAACTGGCGCTACGCCAACGACTCCGAAGTCGCACGCGTCATCTACGTCAACAAGCTCGACCGTATTGGCGCTGACTTCTACCGCGTCGTGGGCCAGGTCAAAAAGATCCTTGGCGCCCACCCGCTGGTGATGGTCCTGCCGATCGGCACCGAGTCCGATTTCGCCGGCGTGGTCGACCTTCTCAGCATGAAGGCCCACATCTGGGACGAATCCGGCCAGCCGGAAAACTTCAAGATCGAGGAAATCCCCGCCGACATGGTGGAGAAGGCGAAGGAATATCGCGCCGCCCTCATTGAGACCGCCGTCGAACAGGACGACGAACTCATGGAGAAGTACCTCGAAGGCGAAGAGCCCTCGATCGAGCAGATCAAGAAGTGTATCCGCAAGGGCACGATCGATCTCGCGTTCTTCCCGACCTACTGCGGTTCCTCCTTCAAGAACAAGGGCCTGCAGCTCGTGCTCGATGCCGTGGTGGATTACCTCCCGAGCCCGACCGACGTGAAGCCGCTTCCCGAAGTGGACGAAGAAGGCAACGAGACCGGCAAGTTCGCCATCATCGACCCGACCGCCCCGTTCCGCGGCCTGGCGTTCAAGATCATGGACGACAAGTTCGGCGCACTGACCTTCACCCGTATCTACTCGGGCACCATCAAGAAGGGCGACGTCGTGCTCAACTCCTTCACCGGCAAGACCGAGCGTATCAGCCGCATGGTCGAAATGCACGCTGACGACCGCAAGGAAATCGACTCCGCCCAGGCAGGTGACATCGTCGCCATCGTGGGCATGAAGAACGTGCAGACCGGTCACACGCTTTGCGACGAGAAGAATCCGGCGACCCTCGAGCCGATGGTGTTCCCGGATCCCGTGATCTCCATCGCCGTTGCTCCGAAGGACAAGGCCAACGCTGAAAAGCTGGCCACCGCCATCGGCAAGATGATCCAGGAAGACCCCTCGTTCCGCGTCGAAACCGACGAGGAAACCAATGAGATGATTCTCAAGGGCATGGGCGAGCTCCACCTCGACATCAAGATCGACATCCTCAAGCGCACCCACAAGGTGGAGGTCACCGTCGGCGCCCCGCAGGTCGCCTATCGCGAAACCATCACCAAGGCGGTCAGCGACGGCTACACCCACAAGAAGCAGTCCGGTGGTTCCGGTCAGTTCGCGAAGATCGATTACACCATCGAGCCAGGCGAACCCGGCTCCGGCTTCATCTTCGAATCGAAAGTGGTCGGCGGCAGCATTCCGAAGGAGTTCATCCCCGCCGTCGAAAAAGGCTTCAAGACCTCCATCGATAAGGGACCTCTTGCCGGCTACCCTTGCTTGGATTTCAAGGTCACGCTCACGGAAGGTGGTTTCCACGCGGTGGACTCCAGCAACATCGCCTTCGAAATCGCCGCAAAGGCCGCGTATCGCCAGACCATGGTCAAGTGCGGCCCGCAGATCCTCGAGCCCATGATGAAACTCGACGTCTTCGCTCCCGAAGAGAAGGTCGGCGACGTCATCGGCGACCTCAACCGCCGCCGCGGCATGATCCAAGGCCAGGAGCCGACCCCGGGTGGTGTCCGCATCAAGGCCGAGGCCCCGCTGAGCGCCATGTTCGGCTACATCGGTGACCTGCGCACCATGACCTCCGGTCGTGGCCAGTTCTCGATGGAGTTCAGCCACTACGCTGCGACGCCGAAGAACGTCTCCGATGACGTCATCGCCAAGGCCAAGGCCCGCGAGGAAGCGAAGAAGAAGTAA
- a CDS encoding ABC transporter ATP-binding protein, giving the protein MSDPLLQVHDLITAFDTDGGLVRAVDHVSFEVPRGKTVGIVGESGCGKSVTAMSIIRLLPQPMGKILHGEVNFKGRNLLKATDAEMRKVRGGEIGVIFQEPMTALNPVHRIGKQLSECFILHKKMSKKDAWHASIEMLKLVRIPAPEHRISDYPHQLSGGMRQRIVIAMALACRPDLVIADEPTTALDVTVQAQILDLMKQLQAEMGMSVVLITHDLGVIAETCDEVVVMYGGRVVEKAPVRELFERPLHAYTRGLLASIPTLATPRKSILPTIPGMVAGLLDLVPGCRFCQRMGREGAVLRERPAFEEVSPGHWAETCPNCFEEPK; this is encoded by the coding sequence ATGTCCGATCCTTTGCTTCAGGTTCACGATCTCATCACCGCCTTCGATACCGATGGCGGCTTGGTGCGTGCGGTGGACCACGTGTCCTTTGAGGTTCCGCGCGGCAAGACCGTCGGCATCGTCGGCGAGTCCGGTTGCGGCAAGAGCGTGACGGCCATGTCCATCATCCGTCTGCTGCCGCAGCCGATGGGCAAGATCCTGCACGGCGAGGTGAACTTCAAAGGCCGCAATCTGCTCAAGGCCACGGATGCCGAGATGCGCAAGGTCCGCGGCGGCGAGATCGGCGTGATTTTCCAAGAGCCGATGACGGCCCTCAATCCGGTTCACCGCATCGGCAAGCAGCTTTCCGAATGCTTCATCCTCCACAAGAAGATGAGCAAGAAGGACGCGTGGCATGCTTCGATCGAGATGCTGAAGCTGGTGCGCATTCCCGCGCCGGAGCACCGCATCTCGGATTACCCGCACCAGCTTTCCGGTGGCATGCGCCAGCGCATCGTGATCGCCATGGCGCTCGCCTGCCGTCCCGATCTGGTGATCGCGGATGAGCCGACCACCGCGCTCGATGTGACCGTGCAGGCCCAGATTCTGGATCTGATGAAGCAGCTCCAGGCGGAGATGGGCATGTCCGTTGTTCTCATCACCCACGATCTCGGGGTGATCGCCGAGACCTGCGACGAGGTGGTGGTGATGTATGGCGGCCGGGTGGTGGAAAAGGCTCCCGTGCGCGAGTTGTTCGAGCGTCCGCTGCACGCCTATACCCGCGGTCTGCTGGCCTCCATTCCCACGCTGGCGACTCCCCGGAAATCCATCCTGCCGACCATTCCCGGCATGGTGGCGGGTTTACTTGATCTCGTTCCCGGGTGCCGTTTTTGCCAGCGGATGGGCCGTGAAGGGGCCGTTTTGCGTGAGCGCCCCGCGTTTGAAGAGGTTTCTCCCGGTCATTGGGCGGAGACATGCCCGAATTGTTTCGAAGAGCCAAAATGA
- a CDS encoding rhamnulokinase → MPKKVFIAVDLGAGSGRVIAAKTDFSTLELEEVHRFDNPGTDLPDGSYWNLIGLYREILTGLRTAVERYSDKIVSIGLDTWGCDHGLLDGKGQLLGMPHQYRDPRHEGMPEVMHAILPEVEIFAQTGVATNFYNTSLHLLAELKKQSPGLLHADRLLFTPDLLAYWLTGVQAVERTVASTSQLLDPRSGDWAWGVIETLGLPSRIFGDIVAPGTVLGPVRAEVGRQIGRSDIPVVASACHDTAAAVAGIPMTGESNLWLSSGTWSIMGIETREPITGPDAFKEGFCNELGVDGTVRFLKNIAGLWLIQECKRQWALDGEDITYAGLAELAKEAESFSAFIDPDDPVFSSPGDMPAKISAWCERTGQTVPKKKGCILRIATESLALKYRMTLDKLRQLTGRNYARLHAGGGGIQNALLSQATANAMGIEVVAGPVEATSCGNIITQMVATGHLPDFQAGRQLIRDSFEFITYTPRDTEAWEAAYTRFRELLDR, encoded by the coding sequence ATGCCGAAGAAAGTATTCATCGCCGTCGATCTGGGAGCCGGCAGCGGCCGCGTCATCGCCGCCAAGACCGATTTCTCCACCTTGGAACTGGAAGAGGTCCACCGTTTCGACAATCCGGGCACCGATCTGCCCGACGGCTCCTACTGGAATCTCATCGGCCTCTACCGCGAGATCCTCACCGGCCTGCGAACGGCGGTGGAACGCTACAGTGACAAGATTGTTTCGATCGGCTTGGACACTTGGGGATGCGATCACGGCCTGCTCGATGGCAAGGGCCAGCTTCTCGGCATGCCGCACCAGTACCGCGATCCGCGCCACGAAGGCATGCCCGAAGTGATGCACGCGATCCTCCCGGAAGTAGAGATCTTCGCCCAGACCGGCGTGGCCACGAATTTCTACAACACCTCGCTGCATCTGCTGGCGGAGTTGAAAAAGCAAAGCCCGGGCCTGCTGCATGCAGACCGCCTGCTCTTCACTCCGGACCTGCTGGCCTATTGGCTCACCGGCGTCCAAGCGGTCGAGCGCACGGTGGCCTCGACCTCCCAGCTTCTCGATCCACGCAGTGGTGACTGGGCCTGGGGCGTGATCGAGACGCTCGGCCTGCCTTCCCGGATCTTCGGAGACATCGTCGCTCCCGGCACCGTGCTCGGCCCGGTGCGGGCGGAAGTGGGACGGCAAATCGGCCGCAGCGATATTCCGGTGGTCGCCTCCGCGTGCCACGACACCGCTGCCGCCGTGGCAGGTATTCCAATGACCGGGGAAAGCAACCTGTGGCTGTCCTCCGGCACGTGGTCGATCATGGGTATCGAAACCCGCGAGCCGATCACGGGGCCGGATGCCTTCAAGGAAGGTTTCTGCAACGAGCTCGGTGTGGACGGCACCGTCCGCTTCCTGAAAAACATCGCCGGTCTGTGGCTGATCCAGGAGTGCAAGCGCCAGTGGGCGCTGGATGGGGAGGACATCACCTATGCCGGCTTGGCCGAACTGGCGAAGGAGGCGGAGTCCTTCAGCGCCTTCATCGATCCGGACGATCCGGTCTTCTCCAGTCCGGGCGACATGCCCGCAAAGATCTCAGCGTGGTGCGAGCGCACCGGCCAGACCGTACCGAAGAAAAAAGGCTGTATCCTGCGCATCGCCACCGAATCGCTGGCACTCAAGTACCGCATGACCCTCGACAAGCTGCGCCAGCTCACCGGCCGCAACTATGCGCGTCTGCATGCAGGCGGCGGTGGCATTCAGAACGCCCTGCTCAGCCAGGCCACGGCGAACGCCATGGGCATCGAAGTCGTGGCCGGTCCGGTGGAAGCCACCTCCTGCGGCAACATCATCACCCAAATGGTCGCCACCGGCCACCTGCCGGATTTCCAGGCCGGCCGCCAGCTGATCCGCGACTCCTTCGAGTTCATCACCTACACGCCTCGTGATACCGAGGCCTGGGAGGCAGCCTATACGCGCTTCCGCGAACTGCTCGACCGCTGA